ggtcggggtctatgtgtggcctcctcagccaactcgatgttttcaggccctctgccgcgaagctggatcatcggcgtcgggtgaacattcttcagcggcctggactgaagcggccgcttcctccctgaagactgcaatgtccaaagttatcaggccgcgctggccggacctctgacactggcgaactcggacaccaggccccgcggtgttgaaatcctggGCCGCCCGATATAAGACCAACCTGAAAGTCCCTTCAGTCCCCTCTTCCGCTCTTCCAtcatcctccttctcccccccctccaccaaccctcctctgctgcctcctctcacaccctcccctcctccattacctcgtcatccctcttcctaccgctaccctctcccattccccagcactaccctcaccccctcctcttctccaccctccctcttctttccccacccccccccccttccccttccctcccccctttcctcccccattccctccctctctgttcccctaccctcagtcactagaagaggggaggggcagaacaaagcGCAGCTTGTAGCAGCAGCAATTACAGATGGGAGGGTGAGAGATGAGAGGTGTTCGCACAATAgcattaaagacatttggacgggtccGGGGATAGGAAAAGTGTCGATGGACTTGGGCTGAACACTTGCATGTGGGATATGGTATTTTTTTTAGGCATGGAAAGTTTCGTTGCTTGATGATTTTAAGGATGATACGCTGGTTGCGGAGACCAGTGAAGTGGAAGGTTGGACCAGCGGATCTCCGCCTCCTTTCTGAATGGATAGGACACAGGCAGCGTAAGCGAAGGTTGGAAAGCAGATTCTCGAGGGCGGGGAATGAAGCCTCCAGGCGGTGGCAGCGGGACAGAGGCTGTCCGCTCATTCACTAGGGCCAAGTGGTCTGGGTCGGAGATCATGGTACGTACGGCTCAACTTTGTGCACCTGACTGTTGCTTGGTTTTGAATAAACAACTCAGTTGAGTCGCTGCACAGCCGCCTTCCGAGGTGACAGTGACGGGGACATGTTGCAGTGTTAGTTACTTGACCACGTCGCCTGTCaaggtctctctctctttccctttctctccgcaGAAACTCCTACTGTGCATCGCGCTGCTGCTTCCCGGGCCTCAGCTGTCGGAATCCGCCTGCTTCTTTCAGCCCCAGGCCACAGACGGTAATCTATCGATGTGAATCTCTCTCCCGAATTCAACAGTGAGACTCGGCCGATAGCAGAGACTGTGCAGGGACATTACACCCATGGATGGCGCTACGCTAAGGCTGGTCACCCTTGGCTCCCCGCCTGCTCCTCGGTCGGGCAAGagcctgagggtggtggaggttgaTGCCCCGACCAACCCCCAGCTTAAAGCGCGCTCCTCTGCCGCACTTCAGCTGAAGCACTAAACCTTCTCCACGGTTGGAGTGAAGGGTCTCCTCAGAATGAAGTGCAGCTGCCCCTGTACACTGACCAATATTTGACCCCCAACTCTTGTTGATAGAACTGGTCATCAGAGGCTAATCACTGGGCTGTGTGGGATCATTCCGGGCAATCAATGGAATACACGCTCCCTACAACAATGGCGACACCTCCTTGGCCGCGAGACGGATTTTGCCTGGTTCATCCCAAACCATTGACTGGTCCCGGCACACACAGCCTGGATGGATATTGGAGATCCCAGTGGGCCAGGGTTCACACTGGAACCAGGGGCGTCGGTGAATCCctcgtgatagacacaaaatgctggtgtaactcagcggctcaggcatcatctctgcagaaatggttcgggtcgagacccttcttcagacctgattcGCTGACCCGCAGAGTCacttcaccattttgtgtcaatcttcagtttaactggtatctgcagtttctcccgACACCATTATGGAGCGAGCAACTTGAATGAGCTGCCCCTTGATTCATGGCTCCGCTCcagacccaccatcctcatctttgtgcACCCAGCGCGGAGTGAGGTGGGTAGATTAGCGGAGGACCTGGTTGGTTTGCCACTGGGCTTGGCCACGGCTCACGGCACCAGGCAGACGAGGACTGCCTGGGAGGCGTTCCAGATATGATGGGCGCCTCGAGGGACTGTCTGTCTCCTGGTTGAGGATTGTAACATAGTAATTTAATAGTAGGTTGTGATCTATTGATAGTGATGTTATGGCGGTGGGTGTTTTGATAAAATTCCATGCGCAAATACTTCTGTAAATAGCTGAACACGtgtcttttaatttaaaaatagatgTAGTGAGCGCTGGGTGTTGGGTCGGGCGCTGTTGTCGGAACCCGATTGAAACGGGGCCGTGCAGCAAGTGCCAGGTCCGGGTCAGTACACACGTGGACAGACGCAGGCTCTTCCCAGTGGTCAAAATGGCTCATATCCAGGGTGCGTTGGTACTGGTTCGACACCACAGCCCCGCCACCCCCTCGGGTCACTCCACTCCCTGACGGGATAATGCCCACTCGCTGTCTTTGTCACCAACAGGTAGGGACACGTGCTTTGACCTAAACGACGGAACGTATCATCAATACGGAGAAGGTTGGTTTAGCTCCAACTGCTGggagtgcgtgtgtgcgcgcggggGCTATAAATGCTGCGAGCGGTAAGTGATCATCCGCCCTTTAGCTCACAGGATTTGACCCCGACGGCTGAACTGGCGTCGCAGGCTCAAGGGGGTATCGCCGATGCCGTGGGGTGAACGGTGTGACTGGCAATGGGTTGGGAATTGACGGCAACAGTAGACGGAACGGCCCGGTCATCGGCTTTCCCCATCTCTGTACCAAACCCGATAGACGGGGAACCCTCGCCCGGGATATGGTTCTGTGTGGGGATCGGCGGGGAAGGCttggcggagggagggaggggagggggagaaggagggaaggggTTGCATGAAGGACTTCAAAGTGCAGCCGAAGCAAACCACAGGATCACACAGCACTGGCACGGGGCCCTCATTGCACTGGGTCACGTCGCATCTTcggagaacgtggataagtgaCTTCtcagctcggtgctgggaccgcagctatttacaatatacattgatgATTTAGGTGAGGGGATTGGTGGAAACATTGTCAAatatgcggatgacacaaagctgggtggcagtgtgaattgtgacgaggatgctctgaggatgcagggtgacttgcaggttgggtgagtgggcagatgcatggcagatgcagtttaaagtgGATACATGAGCATACACTTTGCTGGCAAAAAAacgggaaggcaaattattatctgaatggtgtcatgttaGCAAAAGGTgcagtacaacgagatctgggtgtccttgttcatcagttcacCAGTCACTGAAGGTCTTCTTCTTCGAgaccgttgcaatctcagatgtcgttctgtcagtatctggcgcaggtcacagctagtcgggtcggttcagccaggtcctgggggctgcactggggggcgtcgttacactccagtaggtgggacattgtctgtactgctcctgcactgaaggtaagcatgcaggtaccgcaggcagtgaagaaagctaatgggcttcataacaagaggagttgattacaggagcaaagaagtccttcaacagttgtacaggaccttggTGAGACAATAtcgtatgcagttttggtctccaagtctgaggaagaacattcttgccattgagggagtgcagcgtaggattaattcccgggatggccggactgtcatatattgaaaaaatggagcgactggacttgtAATGAAAAATGgaagattattaagagattggacactcCAGAGGCATGTTCCCGATAttctgggagtccagaaccaggggccacggtttaagattATGGGGTAGACAatgtagaacggagatggggaacaaccttttcgcccagagagttgtgaatttgtggaattctctgcctcagatggcagtggaggccaattcactggatgctttcaagagtgttagatggagctcttaacgatagtggaatcaatggatatggggtgaaggcaggaaccgggtactgattgtgaatgatcagccatgattacaatgaatggcgatgatgGCTCGAGGGgcaggatggcctactcctgcatctattgtctgttgtctattgtgtattgtccgaGTGACCGCATCTCCGGCCGCTCCCAGGCTGTGTCCACTGACTGCGATCGCCTCGAACACTCCAGAGGTGCAACCTGGCCCGCTCAGTTGcgtcagtactttgtgtccttatgtTTTGAATTCTTCAGTCGCCTGAACTCTGGGGACAAACTGCATTGGCAAATTCATCACCAATGTGCAGTCCTGGCACATGGTTGTAGCGGGGTAACAATTGCTAACCTCCACGCGAGTTTAGGATTAGTCTAcaaggagagcgagagagagtgagaggggggggggggattcaccGCGCTATCTCAGACCATGCATTATTCCTGCATTGCCGTTGGACTTAGTTCCTCCCGATCCGCAAGTCtctaggatgtgggagaaaagttCAGCATCCACGAAAATAACCcaggcagtcatagggagaacggacaaactccacacagacagaagcggaggtcagggtcgaacccacgTCCCTGGGGCTGAGACACATGTACCGAATTGTTCATCATTGCTTCCCTGATCTATTCCCCAGGTATTTTATGCCATTTGGTGTCCCGGAAGAGTGTGTGATAACTTTCGATATTCACACTTGTTCGTTTCATGTCAAGATGAAGAATGACCGGTCTGTCGATTGTGATATAGGTGGAGCTATTGGGAAATGAGCTGGAATGAACCGACAGCTCCCTTTCAACGCGGAGACATTCATCAATGGGATACAGGAGCCTTGACTCTTGAATATAATGTAACGACTCTTGCATAACAATAAACATATAACAAACATATTCCGCCGTCATCTTCTTCTGGCCATCGCTCTACTACCTCTCGCTGCTCACCTGTCAGAGTTCTGTAGGCTGACCAACaacgctagtcccatctgcctgtaatggcccatatccctctaaatctatagAAACCATGGGCACGTCCAAATGTCATGTAATACCAGTTACTGATTGCCTGTACGGGGTTTTCAGAAGTGCACTGACGCGGATTAAATATGTTTATCATATTAACAATGGATATCTTTTCCAGGCTGGAATGGAGTGAGGTAGTGCATTGTCCCAAGGTAGACTAAAAAGCTGCAGGAACTCAAtgggacggacagcatctctggagagaaggaatgggtgacgtttcggctcgagacccttcttcagacctaaaacgtcacccattgttgaAGTAGAAATGGATCTGGGGGGTCCCTGTTCATcattctatgaaagtaagcatgcaggtagtgaagaaagcgaatggcatgctggcctttataacaagaggagtcgagtataggagcaaaaatatGCAATATAGTCACGTGCCTTCTGACAATCGCAACCGAAGGATGATAATAACAGAATTTGATGGGGAGGCAACTATTTAAAGCTGAGGTGTGTAGAACTATTATTGTAGGGAGCGACGAATCTCTCCATTTCACTACCTCGAGGGTGGTGGAATTCAGATCATTTGAGCTATTTAAAGAGGAAGTACATACATTATTTGAAAGACTGCGGAATTAAGATATCTCGGAATCTGGCCCAGAGGGCGAAATGTCTGGAGCAAATTAACGCCGATGGTACTGAAGGGCAGAGCAAGCTTGTGTGTGTCTAGTTGGCTACACTCGCTCCAATTTTGAAAGGTCATGATAGTAAAATTAAAAACTGGTAGGGAAGAGCAGAGATATATGAAGGGGCAACATTACTGAATACAGCCATTGTGCGCCGAAAACCTGTTCCTGTGTCGTATTGGAAGATATTCGATGAACAAACACGCCACATTAGGAGAGATGCTCGTGAGTCTCCGTCTCGGCCGAGAAGAGCTGTTTAGGACCGTGAACGGTGATGAGGGAGGAAGTGCAGTCTCAAGTTTTGTATTCAAGTTTGTCGCACAAGTGCCAAGCATCAAATGGGAAAGGTGGGATTAGATGGGCAGACTGCTGATATAATCTAAATGGAGGTAGATAGGAGTATACACAGGGGATTTTGCCCAAAACAGGGATTTAATGGACctgagggcaaaggtttaaggagaGAATCTAATAGGGATCTAAGTGATAACCTCTTCAAAAAGAAGGCGATGGGTAAATGGAGCGtgttaccagaggaggtagatgatgcACGTACTACAacgctatttttaagacaaaaaggagacagagtgctggagtaactcgatgggtccGGAAGCCGGACAACGTGGATCGGGAATACATTGCAGCGGAATCTCGATCGGATGGGTAGGTAGACTGAGGAATGTTTGGTGGAAATTAATGGAATTTAttaggagagattgagcaggctgggagtcTATTCCTTGTGGCGCAAGAGGACGAGGGGGTGATATTATAGGGATGTACAacgtcatgagaggaattgatcggataGCCACAcggattctcttgcccagatgaggggaaaggagaaccagaggacataggtttaaggtgaagacggaaagatttaacaggaacctaagggg
Above is a window of Leucoraja erinacea ecotype New England chromosome 35, Leri_hhj_1, whole genome shotgun sequence DNA encoding:
- the LOC129713441 gene encoding prostate-associated microseminoprotein-like; translation: MKPPGGGSGTEAVRSFTRAKWSGSEIMKLLLCIALLLPGPQLSESACFFQPQATDGRDTCFDLNDGTYHQYGEGWFSSNCWECVCARGGYKCCERYFMPFGVPEECVITFDIHTCSFHVKMKNDRSVDCDIGGAIGK